In the Trueperaceae bacterium genome, one interval contains:
- the rfbC gene encoding dTDP-4-dehydrorhamnose 3,5-epimerase → MTTFHPLSIAEVILVKPTVYPDSRGFFLETYKSSVYRKGGIPETFVQDNCSRSTRSTLRGLHFQTPPYSQGKLISVVHGEILDIAVDIRQGSPTFGSWVAANLSEENHHQLYLPVGFAHGFLVLSEEAYITYKVTAEYNRDSELGIIWNDPDLCIDWGLVNPNISKRDKSLPKLANIEIPFKYKDGESLXGEXXNA, encoded by the coding sequence GTGACTACTTTTCACCCACTCTCTATCGCTGAAGTAATCCTGGTTAAACCAACGGTCTACCCCGATTCTAGGGGATTTTTCCTCGAAACTTACAAGAGCTCCGTTTACCGGAAGGGGGGTATTCCTGAAACTTTTGTCCAGGATAATTGCTCTCGATCCACCCGAAGTACGCTCAGGGGGCTACACTTTCAAACCCCACCCTATTCACAGGGGAAATTGATCTCCGTAGTTCACGGGGAAATCCTTGATATCGCAGTTGATATCAGGCAAGGCTCACCGACATTCGGCTCTTGGGTTGCGGCCAATCTATCCGAGGAAAACCATCATCAACTGTACCTACCTGTTGGATTCGCGCACGGATTCTTAGTGCTAAGCGAAGAAGCTTACATTACGTACAAAGTAACTGCTGAATACAATCGTGATAGCGAACTGGGAATAATTTGGAATGATCCTGATCTATGTATAGATTGGGGATTAGTTAATCCCAATATCTCCAAACGGGATAAGAGTTTACCAAAACTAGCTAACATCGAAATTCCNTTCAAGTACAAGGATGGCGAAAGTCTTNTCGGAGAANCNNAAAATGCCTGA
- the rfbB gene encoding dTDP-glucose 4,6-dehydratase, which translates to MPDXTILVTGGAGFIGSALVRHLVEQTDHQIVNADFLTYASNQSSLQSITGNPRYHFEHVNICDAQAMSRLFEIYAPNAVLHLASETHVDRSIDSPDIFVQTNVVGTFTLLEVVRSYFNSLSEVLXNQFRFLNVSTDEVFGSLGQKGFFRENSPYDPNSPYAASKASADHFVRSYHHTYGLPVLNTNCSNNYGPYQHPEKLVPTVILKALAGEPIPLYGRGDNIRDWLFVEDHIRGLLTVLDRGAIGNSYNIGTNEEHTNLEMTQSLCAILDELQPKTRAYADQIIFVEDRPGHDFRYAIDSSKLRLDLGWKPTESFKSGLLKTVHWYLEHLDWANELVSGEDMNQVGPQV; encoded by the coding sequence ATGCCTGATANCACTATTTTGGTCACTGGAGGAGCCGGTTTTATCGGATCGGCACTGGTTCGACACTTAGTCGAACAAACCGATCACCAAATCGTTAACGCTGATTTTCTAACCTATGCCAGTAATCAGTCCTCCCTCCAGTCCATCACTGGGAACCCTCGGTACCACTTTGAGCACGTCAACATTTGTGACGCCCAGGCAATGAGTCGCCTGTTCGAAATCTACGCTCCAAACGCAGTTTTGCACCTTGCATCTGAAACTCATGTGGACCGGTCCATAGACTCCCCAGACATATTTGTACAGACGAACGTCGTGGGTACCTTTACGCTACTCGAAGTAGTCCGGTCATATTTCAACAGCCTNTCTGAAGTACTCNAGAACCAATTTCGTTTCCTCAACGTATCGACTGACGAGGTGTTTGGCAGTCTAGGGCAAAAGGGGTTTTTCCGCGAAAACAGTCCTTACGACCCGAACTCGCCCTATGCAGCAAGTAAAGCCTCTGCGGATCATTTCGTACGGTCCTACCACCACACCTACGGCCTCCCCGTACTAAACACTAACTGCTCTAACAATTATGGGCCTTACCAGCACCCGGAGAAACTGGTACCAACCGTTATTCTCAAAGCCCTTGCGGGAGAACCCATACCATTGTATGGACGGGGAGACAATATCCGTGATTGGTTGTTCGTTGAAGATCACATTCGGGGTCTGCTTACAGTACTTGATCGAGGGGCAATAGGAAACAGTTACAATATTGGGACGAACGAAGAGCACACTAACCTCGAAATGACTCAATCCCTTTGTGCAATCCTTGACGAACTTCAACCGAAAACCCGAGCTTACGCTGATCAGATCATCTTTGTAGAAGACCGACCCGGCCACGATTTTCGATATGCAATCGACTCCTCTAAGCTCCGTCTAGATCTTGGTTGGAAGCCGACCGAAAGCTTTAAGAGCGGCTTACTTAAGACAGTTCATTGGTACCTTGAACATCTTGATTGGGCTAACGAGCTGGTTTCTGGCGAGGACATGAACCAAGTGGGACCTCAGGTGTAG
- the cysQ gene encoding 3'(2'),5'-bisphosphate nucleotidase — MENEQPFTGDSAQKLQAFPDPYSLLTEVSEIARRAGKKILEIYQTNFDVMTKTDKSPLTKADLASQRLITKELSKVTPGVPILGEESAEVPYAVRRNWQHFWLVDPLDGTKEFVKRNGEFTVNIALIEWGKPVLGVVHAPDLDLTFEAALGKGASCRKGTSPSKKISTIDPEPESVTVMISRSHTDEATHRFLESLKKNREVVLVAKGSALKICEVASGGAHLYPRTGPTMEWDTAAAQAIVEEAGGLIVSLENGDPLLYNKEDLFNPEFLVACGLNAPGLPVND, encoded by the coding sequence ATGGAAAATGAACAACCTTTTACGGGCGATAGTGCGCAAAAATTACAGGCTTTCCCCGACCCATATTCTCTGCTAACAGAGGTATCGGAAATAGCCCGTAGGGCTGGAAAAAAGATCCTTGAAATATATCAGACTAACTTCGATGTGATGACGAAGACTGATAAATCCCCTCTAACCAAAGCTGATCTAGCTTCACAGCGTCTAATCACCAAGGAACTAAGTAAAGTTACTCCTGGCGTCCCTATCCTAGGTGAGGAATCAGCTGAGGTCCCCTATGCCGTTCGACGCAATTGGCAACACTTTTGGCTTGTTGACCCGCTCGATGGCACAAAAGAGTTCGTGAAGCGAAACGGGGAATTCACAGTAAACATAGCGCTGATAGAATGGGGAAAGCCAGTCCTTGGTGTCGTCCACGCTCCGGATTTAGATCTGACTTTCGAGGCAGCATTAGGTAAAGGCGCTAGTTGTCGTAAAGGAACATCCCCTTCTAAGAAAATCTCTACAATCGACCCCGAACCGGAGAGTGTTACTGTGATGATCAGTCGTTCTCACACCGACGAGGCTACTCACCGCTTTCTCGAATCTCTAAAAAAGAACCGTGAAGTGGTCCTGGTAGCCAAAGGTAGCGCCCTGAAGATCTGCGAAGTCGCAAGCGGCGGCGCCCATCTATATCCCCGGACCGGTCCGACAATGGAGTGGGATACAGCAGCAGCACAGGCCATTGTTGAGGAAGCGGGTGGCTTAATAGTTAGCTTAGAGAACGGGGACCCCTTGCTCTATAATAAAGAGGACTTGTTTAACCCCGAATTCCTCGTAGCCTGTGGCCTTAATGCACCCGGCCTGCCCGTAAATGACTAA
- a CDS encoding epimerase: MNWLITGGTGFIGSRLVNHLYKSNKGAIRIIDNLSVGSRKNLAETGSYREITAENLVGPPDGVELVVGDIRDADLALRATQGIEAIVHLAGNTGVQPSIEDPLLDCSANVLGTLNYLEAAREHGITKFVFASSGGTVIGDVTPPINEDMVPKPKSPYGASKSACEGYLCAYHGTFGIETIALRFGNVYGPGSDHKGSVVAKFIRQGLASEPLEIYGDGSQTRDFVYIDDLIGAIVKAAYTPNIGGEVFQIASNRETTISEIAKLISSLLSQAGVQGVQVQHTNPLAGEIRRNFSDTSKAKQLLNWQAXIGLTEGLKETINWYLQTQTRTDDPV; the protein is encoded by the coding sequence GTGAACTGGCTCATCACTGGTGGAACAGGCTTCATCGGCAGTCGCCTTGTCAACCATCTATATAAATCGAACAAAGGTGCTATTCGTATTATCGATAACCTCTCGGTGGGCTCACGAAAAAACCTAGCTGAGACCGGCAGTTATAGGGAGATCACAGCGGAAAATCTTGTAGGGCCGCCTGATGGGGTAGAGCTTGTAGTAGGAGACATCCGCGATGCTGATCTTGCACTTCGTGCGACTCAAGGCATTGAAGCAATAGTTCACCTCGCTGGCAACACTGGAGTGCAACCCTCCATCGAAGACCCCCTTCTTGACTGTAGCGCTAACGTTTTGGGCACGCTAAACTACCTCGAAGCCGCACGTGAACACGGCATCACCAAATTTGTGTTTGCCTCTAGCGGAGGTACAGTCATCGGTGACGTGACGCCACCCATAAATGAGGATATGGTACCGAAACCCAAGAGTCCGTACGGTGCAAGCAAGTCTGCCTGCGAAGGTTATCTATGTGCCTATCACGGTACTTTCGGTATCGAAACGATTGCCCTTAGGTTCGGTAATGTTTACGGGCCTGGCTCAGATCACAAGGGAAGCGTGGTGGCAAAATTCATTCGACAGGGCCTAGCTAGTGAACCTCTAGAGATCTATGGGGATGGATCTCAAACTCGTGATTTTGTCTATATAGACGACTTGATCGGAGCAATAGTTAAGGCTGCTTACACACCAAATATAGGCGGCGAGGTCTTCCAAATTGCTAGTAATCGAGAAACTACTATTTCCGAAATAGCGAAACTAATAAGTTCCCTACTAAGCCAAGCAGGCGTTCAAGGGGTGCAAGTACAACACACTAATCCATTAGCCGGCGAAATCAGGCGGAATTTTTCCGACACTTCTAAGGCAAAACAGCTCCTGAATTGGCAAGCANCCATTGGACTTACTGAAGGACTCAAAGAAACTATAAACTGGTACCTTCAAACCCAAACCCGAACCGACGACCCAGTATAA
- the rfbA gene encoding glucose-1-phosphate thymidylyltransferase — MKGIILAGGSGTRLHPTTRGISKQLLPVYDKPLIYYPLTVLMLAGIREILIISTPRDLPLFQSLLGDGNQWGLAFEYAVQPRPEGLAQALLIGETFTDGGPSCLVLGDNIFFGQGLSARLEKAAQLEHGALVFGYYVDESHRYGVIEFNSAGKIKSLEEKPERPKSNYAVTGLYFFDARAASFARELQPSARGELEITDVNKRYLANDELQVELLGRGSAWFDTGTHKSLLQAANFVETVEARQGLKIACPEEIAFCRSWISEAEVFDLAHEMSPDNPYRHYLLSLLRNT, encoded by the coding sequence GTGAAAGGAATCATTCTAGCGGGCGGTTCCGGCACCCGTCTTCACCCAACCACGCGAGGGATCAGCAAGCAACTTCTACCGGTATACGATAAACCCCTGATCTATTACCCACTCACGGTTCTAATGTTGGCTGGCATAAGAGAGATACTTATCATCTCTACCCCTCGCGATCTACCCCTGTTCCAGAGTTTACTTGGTGACGGAAATCAGTGGGGCTTGGCTTTCGAATATGCTGTACAACCTCGACCTGAGGGTCTTGCCCAGGCCCTCCTAATTGGTGAGACTTTCACCGACGGGGGTCCCTCATGCCTGGTACTTGGTGACAACATATTCTTTGGCCAGGGCCTCTCCGCCCGACTAGAAAAAGCAGCACAATTAGAGCACGGGGCTCTGGTATTCGGTTACTACGTTGATGAATCCCACCGGTACGGTGTCATAGAATTTAACAGTGCAGGCAAGATAAAGAGTCTTGAAGAGAAACCTGAGCGCCCCAAAAGTAATTATGCAGTTACCGGCCTCTATTTTTTTGACGCTCGCGCTGCCTCTTTCGCACGAGAACTTCAACCATCAGCCAGAGGTGAGCTTGAGATTACGGACGTCAACAAGCGCTACCTTGCGAATGATGAACTGCAAGTAGAGCTCCTAGGAAGAGGTAGCGCTTGGTTCGACACTGGAACCCACAAAAGTCTTTTGCAAGCTGCTAATTTTGTTGAAACCGTTGAAGCTCGTCAGGGCTTAAAGATTGCCTGCCCAGAGGAAATTGCCTTTTGTAGGAGTTGGATCTCAGAAGCAGAGGTATTCGATCTCGCCCATGAAATGTCGCCGGACAACCCATACCGACATTACCTGCTCAGCTTGCTTAGAAACACCTAA